The proteins below come from a single Faecalibaculum rodentium genomic window:
- a CDS encoding ANTAR domain-containing response regulator: MKPLILAADGQQDHEGLLRELFPSAKYEPCIIVPSASAARQLLPTRRFSMVVIFTPLADEYGIRSAMEIAASFDIDVLLFVPADKFDQAAYTVRETSVFVLSMPVNRQAAWQAVAVVEKARLKIRQVERQLARTRDKYKELQVVSRCKLLLMENYQWTEEKAHRYIEKTAMDHSTTKVLVARILLDKMQARA, from the coding sequence ATGAAGCCGCTGATTCTGGCAGCGGACGGTCAGCAGGATCACGAAGGGCTGCTGCGGGAACTGTTCCCGTCGGCGAAGTATGAACCCTGCATCATTGTTCCTTCGGCCTCAGCCGCCAGACAGCTGCTGCCCACAAGGCGTTTTTCCATGGTGGTGATCTTTACACCTCTGGCGGATGAATACGGGATCCGGTCCGCCATGGAAATCGCTGCTTCCTTTGATATTGATGTGCTGCTGTTCGTGCCGGCAGACAAGTTTGACCAGGCGGCTTATACTGTCCGGGAGACTTCCGTGTTTGTCCTGAGTATGCCGGTGAACCGGCAGGCGGCCTGGCAGGCCGTGGCTGTGGTGGAAAAAGCCAGGCTCAAGATCAGGCAGGTGGAGCGGCAGCTGGCCAGAACCAGAGACAAGTACAAGGAACTGCAGGTGGTTTCCCGGTGCAAGCTGCTGCTCATGGAAAACTACCAATGGACCGAGGAAAAGGCGCACCGTTACATTGAAAAAACCGCCATGGACCATTCCACCACCAAGGTGCTGGTGGCCCGGATCCTGCTGGACAAGATGCAGGCCAGAGCCTGA